A segment of the Eptesicus fuscus isolate TK198812 chromosome 9, DD_ASM_mEF_20220401, whole genome shotgun sequence genome:
gccaagccccttgcacgaacttggtgcatcaggcctctagtatttacatagaTTCCATTGGGGTTCCAAGAAGAGTTCCAAATGAGTTTAAGGCTAGAAATCAAATTGCTGCAGGGTTTGAATCTGTCCTATTCTGGTGGCCCACCATCAACAAAAATGTAGATtggattatctatatatataaaaccaaatggcggaacaaccgaacaaccagtcgctatgatgtgcgctgaccaccagtaGGTGCGCGcaaaacatggcaggcgtcagctgtggcgggatggtggagcagatgagcggaggcaccagaccaaggtggggtgctgctCGCTGTCATCAGAGCAAGCCTTTGGtggttaatgaaaattctttgctcccgcgcacaGCAGTCCCACTTgacactcacacctgctgctggtgctggtccctcttgcacccgctgccagcacctggtgctggtcccgatcgctcggcgctgtcagcaggtgcatgcagccgctgccagccctgatcgcccctcagagcttccccaccaccccctgctcctgaggggcgatcagggccagcagctgcctctcataCCCGCTGCCAGTGATGGctccgcttgcacccactgccagcgccagagctgccactcacacccactgctggcgccggccccaatcactctgcaccaacagtgggtgtgagcgggactGGCgctgtcagtgcgtgggagcggtggtggcggagggactgccggcagacaggggactggggccatGGCTGGAGGGgccatggaggatgggccaagctGTCCCTGTTCCCattgcagcctcacagcccacagtttctttcaagatgcatgaattcatgcactgggcccctagtatttactATAATCAACAAGGTTTGTCAGCTTTCCTTGAGATGCAGTTAAAGGTATAGCTGAACAACTAGATGCTACCAGCAGGATGACCTGGGAGAATAGGTTGGCCTTGGATATGATTCTGTCAGAAAAAGGGGGAGTTTGTATAATGATGAGGGGGCCAATGTTGTACATTCATCCCTAACAACACAGCTCCAGATGGAACCATCACTAAGGCCCTAAAGGGCTTAACAACTTTAGCTAATGAGTTAGCTGAGAATCCTGGGATTGAGGATCCTTTCTCCAATTTACTAGAGCAATGCTTTGGGAAGTGAAAAGTAATGATGGTATCCATAGTCACCTCTTTGATAATTGTGTTAGGAGTTATGACAGTAATGGGATGTTGTATCATCCCATGTATGAGAGGTCTTATCCAAAGGTTAATTGAAACCACATTGACCAAACAGACCCCAGTATCATACCAACAAAACAATCTCcttctcctagaccagtgatgggcaaccttttgagcttggtgtgtcaaacttcgccaaaaaactgagcataactcgggtaatgtgtcactttgaggaaaaaacattatttagcaaatgtttcatccttggcatgcggccgcctcagcggctgcgtgtcatcagaaatggctacgcgtgtcagtgctgacacgcgtgtcataggttcgccatcactgtcctagacactgCAGAACATGTAAGTCAACTAATGCTGACCTAATTTGAAGAGTGAAATCAGTTAAATAAGAAAAGGGGGGGAATTGTGAGAATTATGAGAATCAACCtgtaatcttttctgtcaaagaaggaAGCTCCTTAGTTTATAAGCAGCCATTTTGAGAGACGGCCGTCCTTCTAAGCATGACTTAGGAGGCCACTATTCTAAGTTTTGGTTTCCTAAATTCCAACCCCTCCCTGTCCTTTGAATTAGCTGATTATGCAAGAATGTGAGCCTGAGCCTTAACCAATCAGGGAGAGGCAGACTGTGTCAGGAATAAAATCTGAGCGGACTTCCTGCTCCATGTGCTTGCTTACCAGACTCTTTGTCGGTTGCACACCCTCCTGCAGAACTAAAGATATTGCCTTGCTGTCTGACTCCCGAGTATCCTTTGTGTTCCACCAGGACCCTTAACTCTGGTGATCGCCTTCTTTCTAACAAattggaatagggaaactgaggcaagaaaattaaacaaagccaAAAAGCTATGCAGGTAGCTTGTAGCAGGACCTTACCTTGAGAACAAAAGGTTAAAACCTCTCCTCACAAAAGaatgcaggagaggagggggaatcTTAATGCAACTAGAAAATACATGGCTAAATCACCCTGAAATTACTAAAAGACAGAAGAATGGAGGTTAGAGGGGGAAGAAGAATGCCCTACTGTTCAAACAGTGAAACCAGCAGTCTTTGATTGATCAAGATAgagttgccaggtgcttctcataattGTGGAAAAGCCATAACAAGGAAAAGGGGGGACCTTCAGAGTTCATCTGTACCAAGATATCTAgcagaggaattttaaaaaacttatagaTTAGAGGGTATATACGGCAGAAAACCAGCACCCCACATGCTCTTCAGATTAACTGAGCCCATCTGCACTTCATAAACCAGATGTATAGATTTGCTTGCCTTACTTCTTTAATAAATGtgcatgcttttttttaaaaataaattggctTTATCACAACACAATAGTCTGAAGTctctcatttaaattcatttatatgagaagagaAGAATGGAggtgggggacatccctctccctctgactcagGGGGTTGGCTGTCTGATAACACCTCTCTGGAGTCTGTGAGAGGTGCCTGTCACAGAATTGTGACAATTGCCAGAAGCAAAATCtctgagataatgctccagagaaggcagttttgcaccttgttttatacattacaatcaaaagagaagacataagtgggttacttGAAagtcattggtgatagattagggaggctggagaaagcaaagtgggggaaaCAACTGGGATTGGATAATAAGTAAAATGATCCATCTTTAACATAGGTCAGTACAGAatagttaatagtcaacaattaatATGATAAAAACAACAAGAAGATTTGTAGTCTCTGCTTTGGTGCATTGGTTATGCCCTGAGGGGGTCCCAAAAAAGGGAAGTTATCCTGACATTCccaaggtatgttatcatagataagacaatagacaggcttccttaaggtaaagattgacttttgtcagggaagattctagcctaggacataaactgccataaactgctttttaaaaaaaaatgttttaatttcagatcatcctttgtggttactttaggtcccTGAGTTTTCAAGGTCActacacaggccttccctgaacttgtcaggttagcatgtggccccttttcatccacactgAATGCTTgtcacccccaaattcatatgttgaaacctaatccccaatgtgatgggattaggaggtagggcctttggaggtgattaggtcatgaaggtaCTGCccttaataaaaaaagacccaaaacATATgtaaactttcaacaataaagatttcaactaaaaaagaaaagagagagagagaccccagaGAACTCCCTTctgtcatgtgaggacacagaaaatatgttaggggcaaaaatagaatattggggaatAGCTAGGAGTTATGACAGTAATGGGATGTTGTATCATCCCATGTATGAGAGGTCTTATCCAAAGGTTAATTGAAACCACATTGACCAAACAGACCCCAGTATCATACCAACAAAACAATCTCcttctcctagaccagtgatgggaatagctatggttatgggaaatattaatgatgcccatgctctgttaaccatgattacCTTGtattggttaaagaaaggacattctgacatggctgggagttgtacactgccaggacctgggagtcaacctcgGACTtaggagtcaaccttggaatgtagTACAATCTTATTCaggaactgcctattatcatggaaagactgacaaccttgttgcccaaacaatggagtcccactcAGCCTGCATTGCCAACTTCCCCATGTGATCTTTGTCCTatcctatataagcagctggcttatggggggctgcagagcagatttttgtggatgacctgccgctctcccacactgccagcagtattggaataaactcTCACATATGCTTCAACTCTGTCTCTGATGAATtagctcaagtagtgacaggcagcccagacccattgattgtctggttTCAAATAGACGAATGCCTATGAACCCCGAAGCAGGCTCACATCAGAGACTGAATCTGCCAGTtccctgaccttggacttctcagcctccataactgCAAAATCGGTTTCTATTGTTTATGTCACCTAGTCTATTATTCTGTTGTAACAGCCCAAACAGACTGAACAAAGATTAAAGATCACATTTGTCAATATCAGACAATTCTGGACAAATTTCAAGAATATTCAATTATATTTGTAGACTATTAAACTCAATGTTTCTTAGAGACCCAGAAGGGTATTCAAAGGGGTATTTCCAGGTTCTCTGATCAGAACAGCATAAagttgtgtttaaaaaaaacaaaacacaaaaacataagTGACCCTATTTCTCTGGTTAACTTCATTCTCAGTCAGGCCAGTTTTGGCTAAACCTTTGGTCAGTATGGAtatggcctagagcagtggtcggcaaactgcggctcgcgagccacatgcggctctttggccccttgagattttagcaaaggccagcttaggagtaccctaattaagttaataacaatctACCTACCTAtgtaatttaagtttaaaataattggctctcaaaagaaatttcaatcgttgtactatttatatttggctctgttgactaatgagtttgtcacTAGAGCAAAGTTTCTCAAGACACAATCAGTCACAGGGATGCTTTAAATGATCGATTTTAACTTTTCAAATGCTCACATGACCTCTGACCAATTCTTTCCAAAGGTTGAGTGTTCCACCTCATGAGACAGTCCATGGCAAGCTTTAAATGACTATTAGAAAGTCCTCTAGGCAAAACTAAACATCATCTCTTATTTTGCTTGTTGGAGCTTCACAAAATAAGTAGTCTTTTGTATActgataataatatatttaaagccaGGAAACTTGGGTTTTCTAGTCACAGTTTTATATAAACAAACATCTAAATAACTGACATAACTTCAATTAATGATAAATACAACTCCACAAATTGATTTTTATAATCTCAATTTGGAAATTGAAAATTAAGAAGAATGTAGAGTTAAAAGATTCTCCTAGGGATTATGTACTTCAGTCAACTTGTAAGGTAAAACTTTTTAATATCAATTTTACACCCCTGGGGGAATGCCCGACCGCAGGTGGTCGGACACCGCtcacacaatctgggactgctggctcctaactactcacttgcctgcctgcctgattgcccctaacccctctgcctgcctgcctgatcgcccctaacctctctgcctgcctgcctgattgcccctaactgcctctgcctgatcacccctaactgccctcccctgctgccctgatcgagcccccaactgctctcccctgctggcctgattgagcCCCCAATTGCCTctggctgcctgatcacccctaactgccctcccctgccagcctggttgcccccaactgccctcccttgccggcctgatctcacccctaactgctcgcccctgctggcctgatgacccctaactgcctctgcctgcctgatcacccctgtcctcccctgctggcctgatcttgcccccaactgccctcctctgccggccaatttggttccgattggccagtttctatggcAGTcaacgtcaaaagctccgcctcctaggcagccattggctcctcacagttgacccagatttggttctgattggtcagtttctatgctagtcagcatctcgacctatcaatggggcctgatcagaaaggtggagctaatcagtggaggcctggagagaaatggaggcatggctatTGGCCAGGCTggaaaagagaggcaagttctgaccaagggctgccacagaggctatggattaaaacctgcctctctctctctgcaggcctctctccgggcctgatccacagccccctaggcagtcagtgctgggtttgGGCTATGGCAGTGACTTCCGGTCTGGTTGAGCCTTCGGTGGTAACAGTCgttacgaccctggctctttattatatagtgcacgggtgggggctggctggcctgccctgatgagggccccagatcaggctgggggtcccggctggggggcagggccggccggggggaggggccgcagtcattctggtctctggtcattccaccgttttgattgctgggcttttattatataggattagggatACATGATCAATAACTTTAAGAGATAGGAAGAGACCAAATAAACCGAAACGTCAAAAATCATTGTATGaaccataaaaaaagataaaggactAGAGATATTTAGacaattcagagaaaaaaaatctagtatGAACCTTTTATTTTGACAAAACAAACTATAAATTTTACATTCTAAGCTCCCAAagtttcacttatttaaaaaataaaagacaaggcATCCTGGACACCCCGATTTCAGGTATGAACAAAGTAGTACCAGATTTTCAAGTTATATAAGCTGGTTGCATTTTATATACCATAAATGTGAAGAGAACTATGACATACATTCATTAGTTTCAAATGTACCTATAAAAGAACACATGGACATTCTTGAGTTTCCTAACTACACAGTTTTATATCAACAAACATCTAAGTAACTGACATAATTTCCATTAATGGTAAATACAACTTCACAAATATCAAATTACACAAATCATTTGCTCTTTATAATCTTAAATtggaaattgaaaaataagaggAATTAGAGTTAAGTAGCTGAAAATGCTACATGAGCACACTGTGACCAGGATTGTACAAGTAGTTTCCCTcaggaatgatttttaaaaatttaaagtcaaTTTTATCAGAAAAGTTAAAATCTCTAGTGTGAAAAGAAAGTTATATGAATTATTAGCTCAATCTCTAAAGATCTAGCAAATTACAGATTTTTGTGCAATTAATTAGTAACATACACATTTAAGAGCTTAATACTGACTGTTTAATAGAATGTTTTGGTGGTTCTGAAGTGCCTACTCTTTATAGTTTACTTTAGCTTTATATGTCAATGAAAGATAAGATTCTTCAGTGGGAAGTTATAGCTTATTCTGCACTAGATATAGGTAATGCGTGTAAGATTCAGAGCAAATAGTGGTTTTCACCTTTAAGGAATCTACTTTTAATTTATACAAAATTAGATTTTCACCCACATGTATGGAAAAAGTGCTTCTCAAATGTATATAGCCCCCATTTCCAtaatcctaaaataaaaataaaggcacatAAATGGataatagtttatatattttatgtgaataTTCTTCATTAATCTTTAAACAAATTCACTCTAGAGATGTGTGATAAACTTGTTACAAATTTCTATGACTTGGGGAAATTAAAGATCTAAGATCTCTCTAAAGACTGCAGTGGTATACAATTCATATATTGGTTCATTCACTCTGCAAGCCAACTCACCTCTTAATCTCTATAGGTTGCAGGTACTTGTTTCATCAATAATGAGACCAGAAGGACTAAAGAAGGACTTGTGCAATTAGTCTCCCAGGAAAGTTGTTTTGAATCTTGTTACAAATAGATTTAATTTGCTTGTGAGTTAAATTttacaattataaaatattcacacAAATATATTTGAATGGAATGTAATTAAGAATCATGTGTAAGTCTTTAATTTTAATGACTGGTATTTTTCACTTACATGCAAAGAAATTCAATAGCCAGCagtatttaaatatagaaatagtacaatctcttctcttttcccttttataaAGTGCTATTCTTAACTGGATAGAGTTACTATCCAGCTTCTCATTAACTTCACTGTATGTCTATTTAGGTTCAAGGAAACAATGAACAATTGAAAGgatttagtaatttaaaaatttgcaaaataTTGCTACATAGCATAAACTATGAGCATGTTTTATTAGTAAAACAAAAAGTGTACCTTAGGTTGATTTAATAATTACTTGAGAGAAGCATAGGCTCACGTACACTTATGCCAATTTTTGCTAATCATCTAAACCAGAAACAGTTCTGTAGGCAATTCAAGTCTAAGCACCATcaactagggcagtgatgggcaacctttggagcttggtgtcaaacttcgccaaaaaactgagcataactcgggtagtgtgtcactttgaggaaaaaacattatttcgcaaatgtttcatcctcaggagcagcacatgtttcatcctcggcatgcggccgcctcagtggccacgtgccatcagaaatggctacgcgtgtcagtgctgacacgcgtgtcataggttcgccatcactgaactagggTCATGTCAAATAGAAAGAATGGTTATATAACCCCAGAATAAAAACTTCAGCAAATTTAGACTTTTAGATTAGCAAAACAAGTCAGTGAGAATCGGAACCATATgcaatattttacttaaaagtaCCATAGGTTGTTCAaggtattttctttaaataaaaatttgggtAGTTATTAGTAATGCACCTTAATACTGAGCGCAGTATGATAGTTAAGAGGAAAGCATACTACAGATTAACTAAAAGTGAATGTTGCTTATTTCTTTAGTTCAGTGATTAAAGctgaaattgctttttaaaaacagttgaaCACTTACAATACAGTAGGATACCAATAGGATtcccatttttattcattttctaattaGAATTTTTGCATTTCAACTCTTACCTGACCTtcgtaaaaatcttaaaaagcaaATGCAATTAGTGTTTGTTCACACTTAACAAATGTTACCAGTTTCATTATAATTTGCATATCTTGGTTTTGGAAGAGTAACCACTTTTAACCATCATAAACGAGCAATATTCCTCACTTAGCACGGCATCCAATAATGGCTAAATCAAAGAAACCCTCAGTCATCAATTCTGTACCTCCAATTTAGATACACCTGTAGTCTTTACAAACAGGGACTCCAGGGCAGAGGAATGGCATGGAGAAACGAAGCCTAGGTCAAGGTTTGATGAATCACTTGGAAAGCCACCTCACTCAGAATACTAGGGGAAACTCCCCTCCTTCCGCCCTCCCCCACTCCAACCCCCCAAAGCAAGAATGCATAATTCAGCCTAAGTCTTTTCTGGTCCCATTTACTTGCCTGACTCTAGTATTGCAGTTCGGACAAATAACCCttagaattttctaaaaaattatttttacccaAATACATTGGACTTCGGTCTCAATTTGAATGAGGGTAAGTGGCCTTTAAGAGATCGATCCTCttcttcctgctccccctcctccgggGGCTGCTCCGGGTCTCTGAGAAAGGGTGTGGTGTGGATGATCTGGGTTCTGAAGTGGATTTTGTTGAGTCTGGGTTTTATTCGCCCACTAGAGCTGCCTGCGGCTTTGCGACCTGGGTCCTTTGCtttgcctcctgcccatccctcagccaggtggtggtggtggtgatgatcccCTCCATCCTCCAGGACGTGCGAGAGTTTGTAGGTGATGAGGTGGGAAGGAAGCACTTTTGAAAGCCTCCAGCGCCCACCCCCGCTGCCTGCGGCACTTTCACCGTCGTCCTCGTCCAGGGCTCCCACCAGGTTCTTGATCTCCTCGGCGGTGCTGTGACTCAGGTACTGCGAGGCCTTCTTCCCACTGTAGTCCCTGACGTCCACGTCTGCGTCGTAGGCCCCCACCAGCAACTTCACCACCTCCACGTGCCCGTGCATGGCTGCCAAGTGCAGGGCGGTGTAGCCTCCACTCGTCTTGGCGTTGATGTTCACTGGCAGCTGGTGTTTGTTGGCGAAGTTGACTAGCATGGCCAGGAGCTCCTGTCGGCCGTGCTTGGCAGCCCAGTGCAGGCAAGTGAAGCCGGTGATGAAGTCCCGCTTGGTCAGCAGGCCAGGCTCACAGGTGAGCAGCGCTTCCAGGCTGTCCCACTTGCCGTCCGAGGCCGAGAGCATCCAGGCGTGTTCTAACGGGTCCAGCGTCACCGAGGCCCCGCTGCTGACCTCCTCCTCGGCCGACGACGAAGCAAGGGAAGCGCTGTCCGAGTCGCCCCCGCCTTTGCCGCGTCCTCCCCCAGAGCAGCCCCCGGTGCTGCCGCCCCCCGCACAGACGCTCCTCTTCAGCTGCGGGGAGGTACCCATCACGAGGTCCCGGAGGTTCTGGCGAGCAGACCTTGGGGTGGTGGTTCCCCCGGGAGAGCTCCCTCCGTCCGCCTCCTCGCAGACCTGCGGCTGGGGTTCCAGGTCCTCGCTGGGCTCGGGGGTTGGTGCGCGGACCGGAGGCTGCGCGCCGCGCCGCGAGTTCTTTCTCCTGGCCCCGCCGTCCAGGGGCGGCCCGCTCCGGCCGTCGCCCGCCAGGCTGGGCGGCCcaagcgcggcggcggcggcctctTCATCGCCGGGTTCACAGCGCGGCCCGGGGGACGCCGCCTCGGGGCACTTGGCCGGGTGGTCGGACCCCTCCGGGTCACCGCCTCCGTGGGGCTCGGGCTCTGCAGTCACCGAAATGCGGGGCAGGTCCCGAGGGGGCGCGGCCTGGGGTGACTGTGGGCCTTCGCAGAACCTCCTTTTGAGGTGCACGTACTTGGCGCCGTCGGCGGGGTCGGTGCGCACCGTGGCCACGGCGTTGACCAGCTCCTTGAAGTGGGCGCGCCGCTCGGGCGCGCCGCCCAGGGCGCCCCTGAAGTGCTGCACCAGCTCGGCGTGCCGGGCCCGGCCCCCGCGCTCCGCGAGGAAGCGCAGCACCGCCTCGGGGCCGAGCTCCGCCGGGCCCTCCATCCGGGATCGCGCTGCTCGCTtggctgcgggcgggcgggcggcgggagaCTCAGCCCGGCCCCATCGCGGTGCGCTCCCCGGTGCGGGCTCCGCGAACTCCCAGCCGCCGCTCCGCGGCCGGAGACGCCGCCACTCGCTCACAGGGCCGCGCCCCGCGCGAACACGCCTCCGCCGGCACCGCCCCGTCCCGCCCACTTCCGGTCCCCGCGCGGCCGCAATCTCGGCTCCCGCCGGCCGCCCGCGGACACGGCCCCGGGCCCGCCCACTTCCGGCCCTCGCGCGGGAGTGCCTCCGGCCGCCGCCCGCGGAGCCGTCCCGGCCGCATCCCCTCTCCCTTCGGCCCAGGGTCCCGCGGCCGCTTGCCCCGCACTGACTCGTCGCGCGACACGTCGTGGGACACCCCTGTGAGAGGCTCGCTCGCGCCCGCGTCACTGAGGCCGCCGgcttggccccgcccctccccgtcgCGCCGCCTCCGGCCCGCGCCCCGCGTCCCGAGCCCTTCCCGGCCCCCGGCTCCCTCCGCCGACGCGCTGCTCCGGTCGCGGCGAgaccgccgccccgcccgccctcggCTCGCTTCGCCCCGCTCCCGCCGGAACCATGAGCTCTGAGGAGGCGCGGCACCTGGTGAGTCCAGGCGACCCCCCGGCCGGACTCCCAGGGTCTCCGCCTCGCCGTTCCCGGGGTCCCAACGTAACTTCCTCCCGCACGTCCGGTCGGGCGGTGGTGGGTCCCGCCCTCCGCGGTCCTGCGGGCTCCGCGGTCCCCCTTCTAGGGCGAACGGGACCCTCTCACCCCCTCGGTCCACGGGCGTCGGCGGGCgtcggcggggggcggggggcccgcaTCCGGCGCGCGAGGTCCCCCAGCTCCGCGCCGGGCGGGAGCGCTCAACTTTGTGCACGGCTTCCCGTCTTCGCCGAAAGTTAGTGGGAAACAGCGATCGTGGGTCCGCGTGTTTGTAACGGTTTCGGGCAGCGACCTTCTGCAGCCGCGGCCCTTCCCCGACTCGACCCCGGGGCCCGGCGCGCGGTCCTCCTCCGGGTCCTCCGCTGAAATTCGATCCCCACCCTCGTTTGGGGGGGACCTGGGCACCCTCGCGCATTAAAAGCCGGGTGACTGAGCTCTCCGGGGTTTATGCCTTTCAAACCAGTTGCATGTTTTTATCATTTGAAGCCAGCGGTTCTCAGCGTGTGGTCAGTTATTtcctgacaataccaagtgtcgTTTGCCTTTTCCACTTGTTCCCTCGGGCGTGTAGGCTGTTTTTCAGAGGCTCCGTGACGTGGACCTCACCGCCCCTCTCCGATGGAATGTGTCTCTGATCTCtcctacattgctggtgggaatggaaaatgtGCAAAAACGCTGGGAAAAAAAActtgtgtacatttttattttaatttctaacccTACAAATATCCATGGTTGTAATCCTGCAAACAAAAGCTCTCTGGGGTCCtgagaccaaaaagtttgagGCTGGTCTAAGCAGTCCCGAGTCAGAAGGCTCCATGGTAGGAACAGGTTACCCTTTGCAGCCTGAGAGGGAGGCGATGTGTCCGAGCCGCACAACTTCTGTGGCAGCCCGGACAGCCCCCACTCCGCCGGGTCGCCTCCTACTCCGTGATGTCCTTAGAGAAGTCTCGGTTTTTCTCTCTGAACCGCCTTGTCACGGTggctgtgtttgtgtgcatgtgcgggtgagaaaaatgtgttttataaacTTCGGTTCGTAGTAATCTTCAGAATTAAACTTGTGCTGAAGCAAGCGCTTCATTTAATTGGCGTTGGATTTCTTGTCCACTGCACTTATTTTGCAGTTCAGTAGTAAGGCTATCTTGATGTATTTTCtaattaaacttttcattttgagataattgtagattcacatgcaatAGAGATCCCTGCACCCTTTATTCAGCTTTATTCAATAATAACATTTGCACAACCAT
Coding sequences within it:
- the SOWAHC gene encoding ankyrin repeat domain-containing protein SOWAHC, with product MEGPAELGPEAVLRFLAERGGRARHAELVQHFRGALGGAPERRAHFKELVNAVATVRTDPADGAKYVHLKRRFCEGPQSPQAAPPRDLPRISVTAEPEPHGGGDPEGSDHPAKCPEAASPGPRCEPGDEEAAAAALGPPSLAGDGRSGPPLDGGARRKNSRRGAQPPVRAPTPEPSEDLEPQPQVCEEADGGSSPGGTTTPRSARQNLRDLVMGTSPQLKRSVCAGGGSTGGCSGGGRGKGGGDSDSASLASSSAEEEVSSGASVTLDPLEHAWMLSASDGKWDSLEALLTCEPGLLTKRDFITGFTCLHWAAKHGRQELLAMLVNFANKHQLPVNINAKTSGGYTALHLAAMHGHVEVVKLLVGAYDADVDVRDYSGKKASQYLSHSTAEEIKNLVGALDEDDGESAAGSGGGRWRLSKVLPSHLITYKLSHVLEDGGDHHHHHHLAEGWAGGKAKDPGRKAAGSSSGRIKPRLNKIHFRTQIIHTTPFLRDPEQPPEEGEQEEEDRSLKGHLPSFKLRPKSNVFG